The Aquipuribacter hungaricus genome contains the following window.
ACTCCGAGGCGAACATGAACGGGCGCAGGTAGAGGCTGGACTCCCCGCCGGAGGGCACCCAGTCCACGTCGGTGCGGACGAGCGCCTCGATGGAGGACAGGAACAGCTCCTCGGGCAGCTCGGGCAGCGCGAGGCGCCGCGCCGACCGCGCGAACCGGGCGGCGTTGGCCTCGGGCCGGAAGCCCCACACCGAGCCGTCCTCGTGCCGGTAGGCCTTGAGGCCCTCGAAGATCTCCTGCGCGTAGTGCAGGACCGCCGCGGCGGGCGAGAGCGTGATGGGGCCGTAGGCGTGGACCCGGGCGTCGTGCCAGCCCTCGGCGGGGGTCCAGGTCGCGGTGACCATGTGGTCGGTGAAGTGCTTGCCGAAGCCGGGCGCGGCCAGGATCCCGGCGCGCTCGGGCTCGGGCAGGCGGGCCACGCCCGGGTCGACCTCGAACCGCAGCACCTGCTGCACCGCTGCCTCCGTCGCTGCCTGCGTGGACGTCGTCTGCGTCATCTCGCGCCTCCCAGCACTCGGCCCCGGACCCGGGGGTCCCGACGAGGGTAGGGGGTCCCGCTCAGGCCCCGAGCCGGGCCAGCACCGCGTCGGTCACCGCGCGGGTGCCGGGCCGGGCCGCGGCGGGGTCACGGTCGGCGAGCGCGCCCACGACGGCGGTCTGGACGCGGCCCGCGGCCTCGCCGAGCCCGACGTGCTCCAGCAGCAGCGCGACCGACAGGAACGTCGCCGTGGGGTCGGCGACACCCTGCCCGGCGATGTCCGGGGCGGAGCCGTGCACCGGCTCGAACATGCTCGGCGCGGTCCGGTCGGGGTTGACGTTGCCGCTGGCGGCCAGGCCGATCCCGCCGGTGACGGCCGCGGCCAGGTCGGTGAGGATGTCGCCGAACAGGTTGTCGGTGACGACGACGTCGAAGCGCTGCGGGTCGGTGACGAGGAAGATCGTCGCCGCGTCGACGTGGAGGTAGTCGACGGTGACGTCGGGGAACTCCTGCTGGACGGCCTCGACGGTGCGGCGCCACAGGTGGCCGGCGTGGACGAGGACGTTGTGCTTGTGCACGAGCGTCAACTTCTGCCGCGGCCGGGCGGCGGCGCGGGCGAACGCGTCCCGGACGACCCGCTCGACGCCGAAGGCGGTGTTGACGCTCACCTCGGTGGCGATCTCGTGCGGCGTGCCGACGCGCAGCGCGCCGCCGTTGCCCACGTACGGGCCCTCGGTGCCCTCGCGGACGACGACGAAGTCGACGGGGCCGCGGTCGAGGACC
Protein-coding sequences here:
- a CDS encoding 3-isopropylmalate dehydrogenase, which translates into the protein MAETTSTLPTSTPTSLDLAVVAGDGIGPEVVGAALEVLRAAAEGVEVRTTDHDLGAARWHRTGETLTDEDLASIRRHDAVLLGAVGDPGVPSGVLERGLLLRLRFELDHYVNLRPSVLLPGATSPLSPAVLDRGPVDFVVVREGTEGPYVGNGGALRVGTPHEIATEVSVNTAFGVERVVRDAFARAAARPRQKLTLVHKHNVLVHAGHLWRRTVEAVQQEFPDVTVDYLHVDAATIFLVTDPQRFDVVVTDNLFGDILTDLAAAVTGGIGLAASGNVNPDRTAPSMFEPVHGSAPDIAGQGVADPTATFLSVALLLEHVGLGEAAGRVQTAVVGALADRDPAAARPGTRAVTDAVLARLGA